The DNA region ATTCCTATGTTTTTTAAAATTAAAATTATTTCTTTTAAATTGTCATTTCCACCCCAGGCAAAGCTTTCAATATTAACGGTTTTATCCTGTACCTGCTGCTTTTCCATAAGCTGATCTACAAAGGCTGACATAGCTTCATCTACACCACATCCTTTGTTTATTCCACCCTGCTTTTCAGGTTCCTTCCAATGTAATATCCTCTCCTTATTGTTTTTCTTGGAAGATGACTTATCAATATGTGAGAATACTTCCGATTTAATAAATACGATTTTACAATCCGTTTTTTTTCTGAATTCATCTATAATAAACTTATCCATTTCCACATCTAATATATCCGTACATACACTGGGTATAATGGCTATCATTTTAGGATTATAATTATCTATAGTTTCTGAGATTGCCTGTTTAAGCTTCTTTTCTGTTCCAAAAATAATATCTTCTTCCTCTAAATTACTGCATTGAGTTTTATAAGAAGGTAAATATCTCCTCCTTGCCACATACTTATAATGAAATCCACATCCTTTGGGACTATGAATTATAGGAACTGCATCGGCTATTTCACTTATGACATTCATGGCTCCTGATATTTTACCACTTACTCCCATGTTGTGCATTATCCTTGAAGGGTATATCCCAGAATAACAGTGTTCTTTATAATATTCTCTCATAAATTTTGACCTCCATTAATAATAGATGTATCTTAAAAAATCTTTGAAATTATCATATTAACTAATCATGCCATCTTCAGCACAAGCAGGGATAAAGATATTATGACACAAGATTTTCTAGCTAACTATTTTCTACCACCCTGTGCATAATTCGAAGTATTTATGAAGTTAATTGACAGAATTCCATTATCATCTATGGATATTTCTGATTCTACATTATATACTTTACGGATAATCTCTGTAGTTAATACCTTATCAGGCTTATCATTTGCCAAAACTTCACCTTCATTTATTAAAACAACACGCTTAGCATATTTTGCCGCCATATTAAGATCATGCATCACAATTATAGTTATTATTTTTCTTTCATTGGATAATCTACTTATTAAATTAAGTATCTCAAATTGATAATGAATATCTAAATTATTCAAGGGTTCATCTAAGATAAGAATCTTTGGTTCCTTAATTATAGCTTGAGCTAAAAATACAATTTGCCTCTGTCCTCCACTAAGTTCATTAAGCTTCTTCTCTGCTAGGCCTTGTATTCCCAAATCACACAATATATCTCTAACTTTATCCAATTGTTCATCACTTACTTTAATAGACAAAGTATTAATCATACCTAAAAGAACTGCTTCTAATACTGTAATAGAAATATCACCCGAAGAAGTTTGAGGTAAGTAACTTATAATCTCTGAACAGAATTCTTTATGTGAACGTTGAATTTTTTTTCCATCAAAGAACAATTCACCTTTAGGTTTCTCAATACCTGATATACATTTTATAATCGTTGACTTGCCAGCTCCATTTGGGCCTATTAAGGCTGTGATCATTGGCTGAAACTTTAAATTTACATCTTTAAGTATATTTTTATTCTTATAGCCAAAGGACAAATTTTTCACTTCAAGTTCCATTAATAGTTCTTCCTCCTTAGTACAATTGATAATAAAAATGGCATTCCTATAATAGCTGTAATCAATCCAACATCTATAATTGCACCTGGTACCAATACTTTACTAAGTACAGAAGAAATAGAAAGTATACAAGCTCCTATTAAAGCAGAACACGGTATAAAATATCTGTGATCTTCTCCTACAAACGATCTTGCAATATGGGGGCCTGCTAAACCAATGAAGCCTATAGTTCCAACAAAACAAACAGAGGTTGCTGCTATAAGAGACACAATAACTAACACTTTAAGCCTTATTCTTTCTACATTTACACCTAAAGATTTTGCTTTACTATCTCCCAATTTTAAAGAAGTTATTTTCCAAGAATCTACTAATAATAATGGCACAGTGACTATAAATACTATAAATACTATAATAACAGTAGACCACTTTGATGCTGATAGACTTCCATAAGACCACATAATTATTTTTTGGCGGCTTTCTTCAGTTGCAATATAATTTAAAATTGATGCAAGAGAACTGAATAAAAATGAAAATGAAATTCCAGCAAGAATAATCGTTTCAGAAGTTCCTTTTTTTACCCTTGCTATAAAATAAATGAGTAAAGATAATGCTAGTGAGAATACAAATGCATTAATTGGAATAATTAAATCCTCACGTACAGGAATTATCCCCTTTCCAATAACGATCGCTAAATAAGCACCAAAAGAAGCTGCAGACGATATACCCAAAGTATATGGAGTTGCCATAGGATTATCTAAAATAGTCTGCATTTCAGCACCTGCAACTGAAAGAGATGCTCCTACAATTACTGCCATTACAGCAACAGGCATTCTCATTATCCATACTATTACATAAGTTTGATAATCACTGGAGGATGAAAAAAATATAGTGTATAATACCTCTTTAATAGAAAGTAAGGAAGCCCCTGTCATTATATCAATAGTAAAAAATGATAATAATATCATTAATGAACATATTATAAAATATATTCTTTTTCTAATTATTTTGTTGTAGAGTTCACGAGTATTAAAAGTTTTTTTTGCTTGTGTAGTTTCATTCGTCATAATAAAACCTCCTGTTATTTAATAACACATTATTTAATTATCCTGTGTAGAAAAAAACTCATCTAAAGATTTTACTACTGCACCATTTTTACACCAGCTTTCAAAGGTAGCTATCTTATTTTCTTCTGTGCCCGATTTCCCAAAATTCGTTTCATATCCAACTGCTTTATTTAATTAATGTGGAATTTGACTATATATTTAAAAAGTCAAATTCCACATTAATTATTATTTTAAACTTAACATCCAAACACCACTGTATCTTATTGGCATAAATTTGCTATAAAACTCTTCTAAATCCTTTTCTGGATTTAAATCTTTAAACTCATCAGGATAAAAATCTTTAGCTAAAGCTTCTATGGCTGCAAAGTTAGTAATCTGTGCAGTATTATGCCATACGCTGTAAACTTTTTTATTTTTTACAGCAGATAGTGTATTCCAACCCGGACGGTTTAAATATCCTTTTAATAATGCCTGAGAACCAGCCTCACTTGCATTAAATCCTATTTTCATACTACCAGGCATAACCCAATCCTGACCAGTTATAACAATTATATCAGGATTTGCTTTTAATAGTCCCTCCGCACTCATTGGTCCTTGCTGTACTGCTATCACACCATCAGCTACATTATTAACTTTTAATTTATTTAACACTGCTCCCCAAGATATATACTGTTTAGGATTTCCTGTTCCACCATAAGTTGAACCAAGCTGATTGCCATTTGGTCCGGAACCTCCATTTTCAATATATACAGATGGAGCCGGAAGATTTGATTTTTCTATTTTTGATAAAACATTATTTATGCGATCATTAGCATACTTTACTATTTCATCAGCTCTTTGCTTTTTACCTAACACTTGACCCAGTAGTTCCAAACTCTTTTGTGGACCATCAAATGGAGCGCTTTGTAAATCTGTAAACATTATTGGAAGTCCAGCTGCTTTAAACTTTGAAATATATGGAGAATCCTTAAATGATTTATCAATAATTACTACGTCAGGTTTTAATTTTAATATCTGTTCAGGATCAATACTTTGGTCATAAACACTACCTGTTACTGCAGTTTTTTCAAGCTGCGGATATTTATCTAAGAATTTATTATAAGCACCAGTATCATCTGTTTTCAAATCAGGTCCCCAGCCAACAAGTTTCTTTGGAAGGTCATCACCAAGAAGAGATGCCAGCAAATAAACATCTTTACTTCTTAATAAAACGATTCTATCAACATTTTTTTTCAGTTTTACTGAATTCCCAGCCATATCTGTATACGTAACCATTTCATTGTCCGATGAAGTAGGCGCTTTATTAGGGGTGCAACCAGCAAATAGTGCAGTAATTAGTAATACCAAAATTAAAATAACTAAATTTGATTTGTTAAATAATTTCTCTTGCATGTTTTTCATAAAATAATCCTCCTGCTTTCTAAAATTTAAACACATGATTATACTATTTGCTACAAAATACCATGTTATGATTCATTTTATCAATTTATTTATATAATCTTTCATAGCTTTTCATATATTCTGATATACTCTTGTAGTTTTTCATATTATATCATGTTATTTTGTAAAATACTATAGTATTAATAAAAAATAATTACTATATTTATTAATTTATCAATATTATTTTTACTTGATTAACAATTTTATTTTTATATAATTCTAAATTATGTAACTATTCACCATACAAAAACTTCAATACCTATAATATCCATTTTCATAAATATTTTTCTGTATGCATTTAAAATAAAAAAATAGTCTAAGATAACCTTGTCGCTCCAAATAAAAGCAGTTATCTTAGACTATTGGACTATGATTAAAAATCACAATGAAACTGATGTGTTCTATTTCATTAAGATTTTATATCTTCAAGTAACATTTTTTCCTACTATTCAATTGTTTTTAAGTACTGATTTCACTTCTTTTACAAAATCCATAACATTTTTGATTGTCTCATCTTTACCTTTTGCTTCAGCTACCTTTTTTACAATGGCACTTCCAATTATAATTCCATCACAGTAAGCTTTTAATTCCTTTGCCATTTTTGCACTGGAAATACCAAAACCTAAAGCCTTAGGTATCTCTGCATATTGAGCCACAGTACTCATATATTCATTTAAATCAGTCTTTATTTCATTTCTAGCCCCTGTAACACCATTAGTTGATACGCAGTATATAAAGCCGCTGGCATTTTTAACTATATTTTTTATTCTCTCTTTAGATGTAGGTGCTATTAATGGTATAAGAGCAACATTGTATTTATCCCCTAAAGTTAGTATATCTTTTCTCTCCTCTATAGGAAGATCAGGTATTATAACACCATCTATACCAACTTCATTACAATCCTTTATAAATCTCTCAATACCATAATTGAATACTGAATTATAATATACCAGATAAACTAGAGGCACTTCAGTACTTAAACGTATTTTTTTTACCGTATCCATTATTTTAGCTATAGTTGTTCCATTTTTAAGTGATCTTTGAGAAGAAGCCTGAATTGTAGGTCCATCTGCAAGAGGATCAGAATAGGGAACTCCAAGTTCAATAATATCTGCTCCTGCCTTTTCCATAGCATTTACTAGTTCAATAGTAGTTTCAAGATCAGGATCTCCCGCTGTTACAAAGGGAATCATTGCCTTTTCATTTTTATCTTTTAATTCATTGAATTTAGCTTCAATTCTATTCATTATAGTTCTACCCCCATTACCTTAGCTATAGTGTTTATATCCTTATCTCCTCTACCAGATACATTTACAATGATTATTTTATCTTTATCAAGTGTAGGTGCAAACTTCATAGCATAGGCCAAAGCATGAGAGCTTTCCAGTGCAGGAATTATACCTTCTACCCTTGATACTTCCACAAAGGCATCTACTGCTTCCTTGTCATTGGCAGATACATACTCTGCTCTTCCTATGTCATTGAAATATGCATGCTCTGGTCCTACACCAGGATAATCTAGCCCAGCTGATATGGAGTAAGCTGGAATTATTTGACCATCACCATCTTGAAGTACATAAGTCATCATTCCGTGAATAACCCCCACAGAGCCCTTAGTTATGCTGGCTGCATGCTCATCTGTGTCAATTCCCTTTCCAGCTGCTTCTACTCCTATAAGTTTAACTTCTTTGTCTTCTGCAAAAGGATAGAATATGCCCATAGCATTACTTCCGCCGCCTATACATGCAATAATATAGTCTGGTAATCTTCCTTCTTTCTCCAATATTTGTTCTTTAGCTTCATCCCCAATAACCCTTTGAAAATCTCTAACCATAGTTGGATAAGGATGAGGCCCCATAACTGTTCCTACAACATAAAAGGTATCATCTACACTTGTAACCCAATTTCTCATAGTCTCATTTACAGCATCCTTAAGAGTTCCAGTGCCTGAAGTAACTGCAGTAACCTTTGCCCCTAGTATTTTCATCTTAAACACGTTAAGTGCTTGTCTTCTTATATCCTCCTCTCCCATAAATATTTCACACTCTAATCCAAACATAGCTGCTATAGTTGCTGTTGCGACACCATGCTGTCCTGCTCCTGTTTCTGCAATAACCCTCTTTTTACCCATTCTCTTTGCAAGTAGAACCTGACCTAAAGCATTATTAATCTTATGTGCTCCTGTATGATTAAGATCTTCTCTTTTAAGATAAATTTTGGCTCCTCCAAATTTTTTAGTTAAATTTTCAGCATAGTAAAGAGGTGACTCTCTTCCCACATAGTCCTTTAAATAGTACCTAAATTCTTTTATAAAATTTTCATCCTTCTTTGCTTTATCATATTCCACTTCTAACTCTGCAACTGCATTCATTATAGTTTCTGGCACATACTGCCCTCCAAATTTTCCAAATCTTCCAATCATTTAATATTCCTCACTTTCTCTATAAATGTTTTTATTTTATTAAAATCCTTTACCCCATCTGTTTCTACTCCACTGGATACATCAACAGCAAAGGGTTTAACTTTATTTATGGCTTCAATTACATTATCTGTATTTAATCCACCTGCTAATATTAAGTTTTTCTCAATATTAAGTTTAGAAATAACATTCCAGTCAAAACTAATACCCGTTCCACCTTCTGTACCCTTAACGCTGCTATCCAGAACTACAGCTTCAATATTATATTTGTTAATTCCATCCAAATTACTTTGATATTCATCTATTTTGTATTTATAAAAGGCACCTTTAGAATTACTATGATATTCACTATTGTTTATTAGATCAACTTTTCCATAATTGCTAACTGCCTTATCTTTGCTTATCTCTGCTTCTATAGATACGGATTTCCACAAAGTAAATCTATCTAATTCTAAAAAGTATTCCTTATCCTCACAACCATGAAATTGCAGCACATCTAATTTTAAGTTTTCAGCTATTTCCTTTACCTTTTTTATATCTTCATTTACAAAGACTCCTACAGTTTTTATGCCAGTATTTAATTTAGATATAAGCTCTTCAGCCTTTTCCATATGAACCTGTCTTTTACTTTTAGCAAATACGAAACCTACATAATCAGGCAGAAGTTCATTTACATATTCTATATCCTGTAATCTTTTCAATCCACATATTTTTATCTTAGTCATAAAAGCCCCCATTTCTATATCAGTGCTTCGCAATCTGGAAAAATTTACACCCCTGTGGTGAATTATTTTCCCTTAGCTTTTAGTATAAAATCTTCAACAGCCTGAATATCCTCTATATTTCTCATGAAGGTTTCACCAATAAGTACTGCATTTACTCCAATGGACTTTAAATACAATATATCTTCTGGAGTTTTGATTCCACTCTCAGAAACAGTAATAGTTTCCTTAGGAATATATTTCATAAACTTTTCAGTAGTATTTAAATTTACTGTAAAATCCCTTAAATCTCTATTGTTAACTCCTATGATTTCTCCTTCTGCCTCTAAGGCTATCTCCAGTTCTTCTCTGCTGTGAACTTCTATAAGACAATTAAGTCCAAGCTCCTTAGCTAGTTTATAAAAGTTTTTTAATTTTTTTCCAAGCACTGCAACTATAAGAAGAATAGTATCTGCACCTATATTTTTCGCCTGAAATATCTGATATTCATCTACTATAAAATCCTTACGAAGTACTGGCTTTGAGGTAACACCTTTAACCTGTCCTATATATTCATCGCTGCCCATGAAAAATTTCTTTTCTGTAAGTACTGATATGGCATCTATACTTATTTTTTCATAGACCTTTGCTATAGCTACAGGATCAAAATCTGGCTTTATTATTCCCTTAGAAGGAGATGCTTTCTTTATTTCTGATATTATATTAATTCCAGGTTTATTCAAAGCAGCTTTAAAATCTCTAGTAATTACGTTTTGAACTTTATTTTCAAATTCCTTAAGAGGCAATTCTCTTTTCTCTTCTTCTATTTGTTTTATTTTGTAGGCAACAATATCATCTAAAATCATATTTTTACACCTCTTTACTGTATTCTACAAGTTCATTTAATTTTTTATATGCTTTACCTGAATCGATAATATCTTCAGTGAGTTTTATACCTTGTTCCAAGTTTTCTGCAACTTTTCCTACATACAGTGCTGCTGCGGTATTTAAAACTACTATATCTCTTTTAGCTCCACTTTTTCCTTTCAATATATCTATTATTATACCAGCATTCTCTTTAGCTGAAGAGCCCTTAATATCTTCCACCTTTGCTAATGGTATACCAAGCTTTTCAGGTTCAATAATATAATCAACAACCTTACCCTCTCTAATCTCGCTTACATAAGTAGTTGTAGTAGTTGTAATTTCATCTAATCCATCTTCACCATGAACTACCATAGCCTTTTCACTACCTAATTTCAAAAGCACCTCTGCAAGAGTATGAGTTAATTCCTTGCTATAAACGCCCAGTACCTGACCCTTTACAAAGGCTGGATTTGTAAGTGGTCCCAGTATATTGAATACAGTTCTTATTCCAAGTTCTTTTCTTACAGGTCCCACATTTTTCATAGCTGAATGATATTTCTGAGCAAACAAAAATGCCATTCCCTTTTCATCAATTAATTTTTTTGCCTTTTCAGGTTCTACATCTATGTTAATGCCAAGTTCCTGAAGTACGTCAGCACTGCCGCTGCTGCTGGAAACCGCTCTATTGCCATGCTTAGCCACCTTAACTCCTGCTGCAGCTGCAATTATTGCCACTGCTGTAGAGATATTAAAGGTTTTGCTTCCATCTCCACCAGTTCCACAGGTATCTATAACATATTCAGACTCCAATTTAACAACAGAAGCATTATCTCTCATAGCTCTTGCAGCTCCAGTTATTTCTTCAACGGTTTCCCCTTTCATTCTAAGTCCTACTAAAAATGCTCCTATTTGTGATGGAAGCGCTTCCCCCTTCATGATTTCATTTACAGAAGAATAAGCTTCCTCCTCATTTAAGTTATCTTTATTACTTATTTTCTTTATTGCTTCCTTTAACATTACATATCCCCTCCACAAAATTTTTAATCATAGTTTTTCCCTGTTCCGTAATTATTGATTCTGGATGAAATTGCAATCCATAAATATCATATTTATTATGTTTAAGCGCCATAACAACTCCATCATCCATGCTTTCTGCCGTAATAGTAAGCTCTTTTGGAAAAGTGTCCTTATCCACCACCAAAGAATGATAACGCATAACCTTAAGAGGATTATTTATTCCCTTAAACATTCCTTCACCATTGTGTTTTATATCAGAAGTTTTACCATGCTTTATGTTTTCTGCTCTCACTATATTTCCTCCATAGGCATATCCTATAGCTTGATGTCCGAGACAAATCCCTAAAATTGGTATTTTACCAGCATACTTTTTTATTACATCCACACAAATTCCAGCTTTTTCCGGAGTACCTGGTCCAGGCGAAAGTATTATTCCATCTAAATCCATATTCTCTATATCCTCAACTTTAATTTTATCATTTCTTACAACCTTAACTTCACACCCCATGGGTGTAAATTTTTCCAAAGGTGCAATTTTTCCCATATTTTCCCGAGATGTAAGTATCTCTCCTACATATTGATATAAATTATAAGTAAAAGAATCATAATTATCTATTATAAGTATCATCTTAAATCACCTCTTTCATAGCCATGGCTTTGTTAAGAGTTTCTCTATATTCTGTTTTAGGATCGGAATCATATACTATACCTGCACCAGATTGAACGTAGGCATAATCGTCTTTAAAAACTATAGTCCTTATAGCTATACAGGTATCCATATTCCCATTATGAGAAAAATATCCTACAGCCCCTGCGTAGATTCCCCTTCTCACATTTTCAAGTTCATCTATTATTTCCATGGCTCTTACCTTTGGAGCCCCTGATACTGTTCCCACAGGCAGGCAGGAACTTAAAGCATCAAAACAGTTCAATTCTCTTTTCAATTCACCAGATACCATGGAAACTATGTGCATAACATGGGAGTAAAAATCTATTTCCATAAATCTATCCACATTTACTGTACCAAATTCACTTATCCTTCCAATATCATTTCTACCGAGATCCACAAGCATTAAATGTTCTGCTTTTTCCTTCTCATCTTCTAAAAGTTCCTTTCTAAGTCTCTCATCTTCTTCTGCTGACTTACCTCTTGGTCTTGTTCCTGCTATAGGATTTGTTATAACTCTATTATCTTTTACAGAAACAAGACTTTCTGGGGAAGATCCTGCTATCTGAAAATCTTCAAAATCTATATAAAAAAGATACGGCGATGGATTTTTAGACCTCAATCTTCTATATACATCAAATGGTTCAGATGAATTTTTAAATTTTAGTCTTTGTGATGGAACAACTTGAAATATGTCCCCTGCTCTTATATATCCCTTTGCCTTTTCTACAATTTCGCAATATTCTTCCTCTGTAACATTGGATTCAAATTCTTTATTTAAGTTCACTTCTTGAAGAGGATGTAATACATTACCACTGATTATGCTTTGCTTTACATTATCAAGAGTTTCTGCTATTTTATTGTAGTCAGAATTGTCCTCTGGAAATACATTGTAAACAACACTTATATCATGTTTAAAATGATCGTAACATATAAAGATTTTATAGAACATGAGGTTTGCTTCAGGAACTTTTAATTCATCTATATTATTATCTGGAAGTTTTTCATATTGTCTTACAACATCATAACCCACGTACCCTATGGCCCCTCCTGTAAAGGGAATATTGAAAACTTCGGAATTATAATCT from Clostridium pasteurianum BC1 includes:
- a CDS encoding ABC transporter ATP-binding protein — encoded protein: MELEVKNLSFGYKNKNILKDVNLKFQPMITALIGPNGAGKSTIIKCISGIEKPKGELFFDGKKIQRSHKEFCSEIISYLPQTSSGDISITVLEAVLLGMINTLSIKVSDEQLDKVRDILCDLGIQGLAEKKLNELSGGQRQIVFLAQAIIKEPKILILDEPLNNLDIHYQFEILNLISRLSNERKIITIIVMHDLNMAAKYAKRVVLINEGEVLANDKPDKVLTTEIIRKVYNVESEISIDDNGILSINFINTSNYAQGGRK
- a CDS encoding FecCD family ABC transporter permease — protein: MTNETTQAKKTFNTRELYNKIIRKRIYFIICSLMILLSFFTIDIMTGASLLSIKEVLYTIFFSSSSDYQTYVIVWIMRMPVAVMAVIVGASLSVAGAEMQTILDNPMATPYTLGISSAASFGAYLAIVIGKGIIPVREDLIIPINAFVFSLALSLLIYFIARVKKGTSETIILAGISFSFLFSSLASILNYIATEESRQKIIMWSYGSLSASKWSTVIIVFIVFIVTVPLLLVDSWKITSLKLGDSKAKSLGVNVERIRLKVLVIVSLIAATSVCFVGTIGFIGLAGPHIARSFVGEDHRYFIPCSALIGACILSISSVLSKVLVPGAIIDVGLITAIIGMPFLLSIVLRRKNY
- a CDS encoding ABC transporter substrate-binding protein, whose amino-acid sequence is MKNMQEKLFNKSNLVILILVLLITALFAGCTPNKAPTSSDNEMVTYTDMAGNSVKLKKNVDRIVLLRSKDVYLLASLLGDDLPKKLVGWGPDLKTDDTGAYNKFLDKYPQLEKTAVTGSVYDQSIDPEQILKLKPDVVIIDKSFKDSPYISKFKAAGLPIMFTDLQSAPFDGPQKSLELLGQVLGKKQRADEIVKYANDRINNVLSKIEKSNLPAPSVYIENGGSGPNGNQLGSTYGGTGNPKQYISWGAVLNKLKVNNVADGVIAVQQGPMSAEGLLKANPDIIVITGQDWVMPGSMKIGFNASEAGSQALLKGYLNRPGWNTLSAVKNKKVYSVWHNTAQITNFAAIEALAKDFYPDEFKDLNPEKDLEEFYSKFMPIRYSGVWMLSLK
- the trpA gene encoding tryptophan synthase subunit alpha; translated protein: MNRIEAKFNELKDKNEKAMIPFVTAGDPDLETTIELVNAMEKAGADIIELGVPYSDPLADGPTIQASSQRSLKNGTTIAKIMDTVKKIRLSTEVPLVYLVYYNSVFNYGIERFIKDCNEVGIDGVIIPDLPIEERKDILTLGDKYNVALIPLIAPTSKERIKNIVKNASGFIYCVSTNGVTGARNEIKTDLNEYMSTVAQYAEIPKALGFGISSAKMAKELKAYCDGIIIGSAIVKKVAEAKGKDETIKNVMDFVKEVKSVLKNN
- the trpB gene encoding tryptophan synthase subunit beta; its protein translation is MIGRFGKFGGQYVPETIMNAVAELEVEYDKAKKDENFIKEFRYYLKDYVGRESPLYYAENLTKKFGGAKIYLKREDLNHTGAHKINNALGQVLLAKRMGKKRVIAETGAGQHGVATATIAAMFGLECEIFMGEEDIRRQALNVFKMKILGAKVTAVTSGTGTLKDAVNETMRNWVTSVDDTFYVVGTVMGPHPYPTMVRDFQRVIGDEAKEQILEKEGRLPDYIIACIGGGSNAMGIFYPFAEDKEVKLIGVEAAGKGIDTDEHAASITKGSVGVIHGMMTYVLQDGDGQIIPAYSISAGLDYPGVGPEHAYFNDIGRAEYVSANDKEAVDAFVEVSRVEGIIPALESSHALAYAMKFAPTLDKDKIIIVNVSGRGDKDINTIAKVMGVEL
- a CDS encoding phosphoribosylanthranilate isomerase, encoding MTKIKICGLKRLQDIEYVNELLPDYVGFVFAKSKRQVHMEKAEELISKLNTGIKTVGVFVNEDIKKVKEIAENLKLDVLQFHGCEDKEYFLELDRFTLWKSVSIEAEISKDKAVSNYGKVDLINNSEYHSNSKGAFYKYKIDEYQSNLDGINKYNIEAVVLDSSVKGTEGGTGISFDWNVISKLNIEKNLILAGGLNTDNVIEAINKVKPFAVDVSSGVETDGVKDFNKIKTFIEKVRNIK
- the trpC gene encoding indole-3-glycerol phosphate synthase TrpC is translated as MILDDIVAYKIKQIEEEKRELPLKEFENKVQNVITRDFKAALNKPGINIISEIKKASPSKGIIKPDFDPVAIAKVYEKISIDAISVLTEKKFFMGSDEYIGQVKGVTSKPVLRKDFIVDEYQIFQAKNIGADTILLIVAVLGKKLKNFYKLAKELGLNCLIEVHSREELEIALEAEGEIIGVNNRDLRDFTVNLNTTEKFMKYIPKETITVSESGIKTPEDILYLKSIGVNAVLIGETFMRNIEDIQAVEDFILKAKGK
- the trpD gene encoding anthranilate phosphoribosyltransferase, coding for MLKEAIKKISNKDNLNEEEAYSSVNEIMKGEALPSQIGAFLVGLRMKGETVEEITGAARAMRDNASVVKLESEYVIDTCGTGGDGSKTFNISTAVAIIAAAAGVKVAKHGNRAVSSSSGSADVLQELGINIDVEPEKAKKLIDEKGMAFLFAQKYHSAMKNVGPVRKELGIRTVFNILGPLTNPAFVKGQVLGVYSKELTHTLAEVLLKLGSEKAMVVHGEDGLDEITTTTTTYVSEIREGKVVDYIIEPEKLGIPLAKVEDIKGSSAKENAGIIIDILKGKSGAKRDIVVLNTAAALYVGKVAENLEQGIKLTEDIIDSGKAYKKLNELVEYSKEV
- a CDS encoding anthranilate synthase component II; amino-acid sequence: MILIIDNYDSFTYNLYQYVGEILTSRENMGKIAPLEKFTPMGCEVKVVRNDKIKVEDIENMDLDGIILSPGPGTPEKAGICVDVIKKYAGKIPILGICLGHQAIGYAYGGNIVRAENIKHGKTSDIKHNGEGMFKGINNPLKVMRYHSLVVDKDTFPKELTITAESMDDGVVMALKHNKYDIYGLQFHPESIITEQGKTMIKNFVEGICNVKGSNKENK
- the trpE gene encoding anthranilate synthase component I; protein product: MFNLNEKEFYEQRKLDKTFPITLKFNGDELTPIALYYNLKGRKKFLLESVYSEKEIGRYSFMGVDPYMTIKSYKDEITISKAGSIEVVHGKVLDYVKQYVNIDYNSEVFNIPFTGGAIGYVGYDVVRQYEKLPDNNIDELKVPEANLMFYKIFICYDHFKHDISVVYNVFPEDNSDYNKIAETLDNVKQSIISGNVLHPLQEVNLNKEFESNVTEEEYCEIVEKAKGYIRAGDIFQVVPSQRLKFKNSSEPFDVYRRLRSKNPSPYLFYIDFEDFQIAGSSPESLVSVKDNRVITNPIAGTRPRGKSAEEDERLRKELLEDEKEKAEHLMLVDLGRNDIGRISEFGTVNVDRFMEIDFYSHVMHIVSMVSGELKRELNCFDALSSCLPVGTVSGAPKVRAMEIIDELENVRRGIYAGAVGYFSHNGNMDTCIAIRTIVFKDDYAYVQSGAGIVYDSDPKTEYRETLNKAMAMKEVI